The Prunus dulcis chromosome 5, ALMONDv2, whole genome shotgun sequence genomic sequence ACCGGCGACACTAGGGAAACTCCTGCCATTGATGTTTGCAGGGGGCTGTTGGGGGACAAGGCACAGTTGAGCATATATGATCTGCAGGTCACAGAGGACCAGATCAGGAGGGATCTCTcaatgaagaaatttgattgGGACCATCCAATTCATCTCCAGCCAATGAGCCTGGCTGCGGTCAAGGAAGTCAGTGTTGTTTGGGATGCTTATGAGGCAACCAAGGGTGCTCATGGGATCTGCATTCTTACTGAGTGGGATGAATTCAAGACACTTGATTACAAGAAGATTTTTGACAATATGCAGAAACCtgcatttttatttgatgGAAGGAATGTTGTTGATGTTGAGAAGCTGAGAGAGATTGGATTCATTGTTTACTCAATTGGGAAGCCGTTGGATGCTTGGCTCAAGGACATGCCTGCTATGGCATAagatggaattttttttctgtgtCACAGCTGCAGAAGTAattctttgaaattttaattttcaccTCATGTTTTAACTTTACTTTTCACATGTATTACTAGTTGCTGTTATCTCACAGACACTTCTCAGAGGGAAgttcttactttttctttatatttttatatcttGGGgcattataaaataaaataaaattcattgatCTGATCTGAGTAATGAATTAAGCAAAGTCACCGTTTCCTTTTCCAATAATCTGGAGAGTAGCATTTAACTTTTAAGACCAGGCAAATGTAAAGCCTAAAAATTCAGAGATGCCacttcaacaacaaaactcTTTCAAAGCTAGATATACCTTGATTTATTTAAAGGCCTCTGCTTCCCAATTCACTTTGtaacagaattttatgttttgagtTATTGCCAGGCTTAGGCATTTGCATGGGGCGGGTAGGCTGCATTAAAATGAAAGTCAAAAGATCTGATTGTTTCAGAAATTGAATAATGTGATGCTCTCATTCAATACACATGATCTTGCTGATGCaacccaagaagaagaaagaagaaatcagAAAGGCTTCAATTTTTGtaacaattaaaaatgattttgtttAGTCTTCTATCAACTAAGAGAAATAATATTTGATTAAGAGGTGCAACATAGTTGATTCAATGCTAACTATCTTATCAGAGGTGCTCAATGTATGCTAGTTATTCAACATGACTATTATAGTAGAATTTCGTCTCCTTTTGCTCTACCATCCCCAACCAACAAACCACCAGTCAAAGTGATATCTACAATTATCTTCAAGTTCTCAATCCTGTTGTGCGCACCCTTCTCCACGAGGCATTTTCTTTGACATCGCTGCCATTGATAAAAATATTTCAGCAATTCATAGAATCAAATGATATAAGAAACTCAATAGAGATACCAAGCAGTTATGTGATAGACTAATATGCAGGCAGTCATATAAGAAACACTGTTTAAACAGAGATATCAAGCCCATATTCCACTTTCACTCCCTTTGCAAAAATACGTTTCAATAACACATACTATAACATACCTTCACGGACTGATCACCAttgatgccaaatccaactcTTCATCAGAATCAATCACTTCTTCAAAATTGTAAAAGGGATCCGCCTTTGGTCTTGGAGTAATTGCTTCAAAACTATGAAATGCAGGATCATCAAAATTAGGGGGTTCCAAGATAATGTAAGCCCCCTTATTTTTGTACCTCTCCTCTGTGCTCTGAAATTGTGGGTAATCTGGAGCACTAAACAAAGTGATGAGCTTTCCTGACTCCACAATGTGATCGATGGTGTACCCTTCATCCATTCCACCAAGACCTGGCCTCTTTTCTCGTGCATCAGGACCTTCGTGTGATCTAATAATCAGTTTGAGTTGACAATTCTTGAGAAAATCCTCGGTGCAGTCAGGACCCCAAAGCAGCCCAATCCCTCTCTCTATATTTGGAGACAAGCCAAGAGACATTGAAGGATCCGACCACAGCACATCACCAGGAATCACATTGGGACCTTCCCATGGAGGATCAAGAACTGATCTTCGAGCCTTATTCAGTTCTTCAATAGAGCCTAGAGATAACGAACTAGGTTCACGATTGAAAGCTCTCCGACTCTTCTTTCCCTTTGATTTCTTGGAGATAGCAGGCATGTGGCGGAAAAGACCTCCATGTGCAGTGTACACGTGTTTACCAATGAGGGAAGCCAAGGGAAGATCTTCAAAGCACCTAAGACATTTACAATACACGTGTCTGCCTCTATCACCATACTTTGTCAGCACTTCCTTCTCAAAACCATAAACAGAAGTGCAATACTTTGATTCATGGTTTCCTCGCAATAGATACACCCTCTTTGGCATGAGCACTTTCCAAGCTAACAAAATTAAGAAGCTTTCAAGACCCCAAGCACCTCTGTCAACATAATCGCCATTGAAGACGAAGAATCGATTTTCTGAGGGAAAGCCAGCATCatggagaaggaaaagaaggtCATGCAACTGCCCATGAAGGTCTCCGACGACAACGACCGTGGATTCAGGGGCTAAGTTGTCAATGGTGACGCAATTGGCCTCTTTGTGGAGGATCTTGGCGGCAAAGAGGGCCAGGCTATCAAAAACCTCAACAGGAAACACGTCTGGCAATTGGGCCGGCTCAAGATTTCTAGATGCCCAGTCGAAGACGGACATGAGGTTTTGGACCCAGTTGAGGGTGAGCTTGCCATCAAGAGGCCAACCAATTGGGGTTTGAAGTTGAGGCGACTGTGATGACGGGTTGTCTTCAGATTCTAAGTTGGAAGCTATGGAAGGCGATGAATGCGGTGGGTCGTCATGAAGGGCCTGCACAGGCAGGTCATGCGGGGAATGCAGTAGGTCGTTATGAAGGGCCTGCACCGACACATCATGCGCCAGCAATTCCACAGTGTATGGAGGACCTACCAAACCAGCTGGACATaaccagaaaacaaaaataaataaataaaatcagaaattttaaaaataataataataataaagaaaatgtaaagCCGTGCAGctataaaaatcagaattattaaaaatatattaaggAAACAAGAGAGCACTTACCCATCCGCATCCCTCTCAAAGGAAACCTGCCAAGCCAGCTGTTAATGTACAGGGGAAAGTGCCCGTGGTTAGCAAGATTTAAATCTCTCTTTGGCCCCTTCTTTCTTACTTCAACCACCACATCAGGAAGCTCTGGAATCGAATCTAGGTTTATATTCTCAAAACCAAACTGCCTAGCAAAGTTGTTTGGTTTGTGAGGGACGACTGTGTGATAATTGATGCAGAGAGCGACTGAGCATGCCTTAGCCAGCTGAGGGGCATAACGCTCATAACCCTCCCCTAGAAGAGTATGGCTAAGCCTCTGATAAGGCTGTTGTATGAACTACAacagaaaatacaaaagaaattaattaagaactATATTTCCATGTAGGCTCCAAAATTCAGTGTATTTAAGTAAgacatatatttaaataagTCTTTTAAAAGACTTACATTTTCATCAGTCGCATTCCCCAAAATTTCCATATAGGCACCAAAATTGGGAACTGTGTTTGCATTCAAGCGTTTGTGGAGAAGGTGGGACCATGGCACCATTAATGGACATTCCATAGGGAGATCCACTATATCCCCTATCACCTCTATGCGTAGTGGCTCTATATGCTCTATGGCAAATACCTGGACAAGTAATAAACAAAAACCAGAAAAGTACAGAAGTTAAAACATCAAATCCTAGTTTAGTAAAAGTGAGAATGGCGATGCTTACCATAAGAGCGTAGGCCAAGCCGTTTACGATTCCTCGATCCAAAGAATTGTGCAAGCTCGCCCATGCGGCTGCGCCCCACGCATAGCTGCCAACCTCCTGAAGATTGTCCAAGAGCCCCAAATAGTGGGCAGAAACTAATCCAGTGCTGTCATCTGGTATTAGATACGACCCAATGACATACATGACATAGGCTCTAAGATAGTATGCCCACCCATCCTCATCTGGATGTACTGGGTTATTACTATAATTTTCTCTTAACCAACTAAGCCTAATCCTCCCTCCATCCAAGGACTCTGGAGGAGGATCGATACCAAaagcatttaaaaataaacgtCTGGTTTTCCCTAGCCTACCAATAACTGGTCTACCGTCAATTGGCATACCAGTGATGAGGAGGACATCTACTAAActaaaatacaatgaataacCATTAAAGGTAAAACACTTTAAATTACGATCATAGTGTCGTATCAAAGCGTTTACCATGGTATAATCTAACCTCATTTGGAACTTAAAACGCTCAAAAAATCCTAAACCCATCCTATTTATTGCCTCCCTAAGTTCCTCGGTTATTGGCCAACGTACCAAATTGTTCAACGGTTCATTTGGTGTCtatgaaaacaaacaaacaaacattagtGTCTAGTTATACTACTGCTGGCCAGCCTTGCaatatttgaaataaaatgGGCAACGAGTGACTTACATGAGGGGCCGGATCTGGAGCACGAGCTTCCATATCTTcaaaagaattaaagaaaacCCCAAATTGCAGATGGTGAATAAATAACAGAAgtgttaaatattttatgtacCATTTCAGAAATgttacaaaaacaaagtacAATTAACATGTACCGTGCAAGCAGAGCATAAACCACCTTAATGACATTACATTGGGTTATATTCCATAAgcttagattaatttaatctcAGGCCCCAAAAGCCTTAATAGACCAAGAAAGATTATAGCTAGTATAATTATATGTGAAGGATCtctatgtttaatttttctactCTATGTGAAGGATCCCTATTAGGGATGGATCTTGAAGTTGGGTTGAAGCTCATGGATAAAGTCCCTAAAACCTGCCCCCTCAACTGCCTTaataaacccaaaaccaatCAGCCAGCTAAACatatttcattcaaaaaatCCTAACCAGGAGACtaaacatttttcattaaaaCAGCAGCCATTTAAACatgtgtcattcaagaaaacaaaaaatcctaaccaaccatcagACTAGACATGTTTAATTAAAACAGCAGCCATATAATCAAGTAAAAAACACATGCATTTAAACTCAATCCTAGCAGAAAACCATGTAAACAATTccaacacacacaaaacagCTCAACACTAGCAGTCTCAATCAATCCTAACAGAAAATCAACATATacatttaattacataattaaaGTTTAATTATACCTCAATATCAGCACCAACAGCTCCAGCACAGAAAAACCCTAGCTCAACTTGCTCAATTTCTGTCCAAAAACAGGAAAACCCCCAACAACATGAAATTCGGAAACCAAAAACCTTATGGATCTGCccaaggaagaagatgaccgcgtgtatattttttaggtttttttttccaatggaACGGCGTCGTTGCATAGTCCAAAACTAAGTTGAACGCCGCGTTTTGATTTTAACGCACACCCTTTAAAAGGAGCGTGCGTGCGTTAAGCATCCAAatcattttttagtttttattaatatgttcgggatgaagaagatgaagttttttttataaaggtTTTCTTCAATGAAACGACTTCGTTTTAAGGTTTTGGTTTCTTGATTTTAAGTTAAACACACGTTTTGACTCCCCTAACTATAACCTGGACCTATATATAGCCGcccgactatactattttttgaatttaaaaaaaaaaacatagtcGTGCAGCTATACTCgtgttttcttaatttttttttttaaaacaggCTTTACTCTTTTGACACATGGCACCTAGGGGCTGGGAGcctcctttaaaaaaaaaaaaaaaagatatacatagtatagccgcacggctatactcttttttatttttaatatttttttttgggcctacttctttaatttactATATGTAATCAAGTgatatcttagcctttttttaatcactttgCTTAgtgattatattttaattattatttcatataaaaagattgaagaaaaagaacataaaataattcatttctATTCATtaagtcttttgtgaaattgtttgggtgtcttttttcaatttctccatagcccaagagccgtatccattactattatgTCATTACTCGAGTATCTATCATCCCTTTTTGatgttttacttttccaaacttattacccgtataaagattTTAGTGCTTTCACatttaataatgtattatacacgtatgcacttatttctcatgtttaataagacacacaaaatttatgtattatacacgtattattgaataaaaataatatatactttttaaaaaaagggtatAGCCATACGGCTGTACTTAGTTTTCCCTAATTGttcttcaaaaaaatagtatagccgtgcggcgaTACgcttttttgcataaaaaatagtatagtcggctggctttacctctttgacacgtgggcttagccTTTGGGCGggtctttatatatatatatatataatagtatagccgaccggatatactattttttgaattttaaaaaaaagtatagccg encodes the following:
- the LOC117628499 gene encoding uncharacterized protein LOC117628499, which produces MEARAPDPAPHTPNEPLNNLVRWPITEELREAINRMGLGFFERFKFQMRLDYTMVNALIRHYDRNLKCFTFNGYSLYFSLVDVLLITGMPIDGRPVIGRLGKTRRLFLNAFGIDPPPESLDGGRIRLSWLRENYSNNPVHPDEDGWAYYLRAYVMYVIGSYLIPDDSTGLVSAHYLGLLDNLQEVGSYAWGAAAWASLHNSLDRGIVNGLAYALMVFAIEHIEPLRIEVIGDIVDLPMECPLMVPWSHLLHKRLNANTVPNFGAYMEILGNATDENFIQQPYQRLSHTLLGEGYERYAPQLAKACSVALCINYHTVVPHKPNNFARQFGFENINLDSIPELPDVVVEVRKKGPKRDLNLANHGHFPLYINSWLGRFPLRGMRMAGLVGPPYTVELLAHDVSVQALHNDLLHSPHDLPVQALHDDPPHSSPSIASNLESEDNPSSQSPQLQTPIGWPLDGKLTLNWVQNLMSVFDWASRNLEPAQLPDVFPVEVFDSLALFAAKILHKEANCVTIDNLAPESTVVVVGDLHGQLHDLLFLLHDAGFPSENRFFVFNGDYVDRGAWGLESFLILLAWKVLMPKRVYLLRGNHESKYCTSVYGFEKEVLTKYGDRGRHVYCKCLRCFEDLPLASLIGKHVYTAHGGLFRHMPAISKKSKGKKSRRAFNREPSSLSLGSIEELNKARRSVLDPPWEGPNVIPGDVLWSDPSMSLGLSPNIERGIGLLWGPDCTEDFLKNCQLKLIIRSHEGPDAREKRPGLGGMDEGYTIDHIVESGKLITLFSAPDYPQFQSTEERYKNKGAYIILEPPNFDDPAFHSFEAITPRPKADPFYNFEEVIDSDEELDLASMVISP